A single window of Polaribacter sp. SA4-10 DNA harbors:
- a CDS encoding pyridoxal phosphate-dependent aminotransferase has protein sequence MINQNILSLKQSSTLLINEKVKELRINGKEISHFGFGQSPFPIHTSIVAALKENAENNHYLPVAGLEKLREEIVLFLKKNQNIKTTKETIFIGPGSKELLYQSILIFDAEFLIPKGSWVSYIPQIQSKGGVYHILETNFENDFKLTADNLNAFFKNKAPKKQTVLILNSPNNPTGAVYTKEEYKALALACRKYNVVVFSDEIYSQINFSESYSPSISAFYPEKTIVFGGLSKVFSAGGYRLGYMMLPNELQALQNVYKSLFSETFSCVSSPIQFAAIKAFEYPTDLKKYVETSAAILKKISEFIFKELSEVKIECTKSEGAFYMLIGFNLHKAAILKLGISSSFDLANYVLENYNFAMLPGIDFGFKKEDFFFRIAFVDFDGENMMKTYQKNQNIDTNFIKENSPNIFNGVEKIKKFVIDLQC, from the coding sequence AAACAATCTTCTACACTCTTAATTAATGAAAAAGTAAAGGAATTAAGAATAAATGGGAAAGAAATTAGTCATTTTGGTTTTGGTCAATCTCCCTTTCCAATTCATACTAGTATTGTTGCTGCGTTAAAAGAAAACGCAGAAAATAACCATTATTTACCAGTAGCGGGTTTAGAGAAATTAAGAGAAGAAATAGTGCTTTTTTTAAAAAAGAATCAAAATATTAAAACCACAAAAGAGACTATTTTTATAGGACCCGGAAGTAAAGAGTTGTTGTATCAATCCATTTTAATTTTTGATGCCGAATTTTTAATACCAAAAGGAAGTTGGGTTAGTTATATTCCTCAAATACAATCTAAAGGTGGTGTGTATCATATTTTAGAAACCAATTTTGAAAACGATTTTAAATTAACTGCAGATAATTTGAATGCTTTTTTCAAGAATAAAGCACCTAAAAAACAAACGGTTTTAATTTTAAACTCACCAAACAACCCTACAGGAGCCGTTTACACAAAAGAAGAATATAAAGCGTTAGCTCTTGCGTGTAGAAAATATAATGTAGTGGTTTTTTCTGATGAAATTTATTCTCAAATCAACTTTTCGGAAAGCTATTCGCCAAGTATTTCAGCATTCTACCCTGAAAAAACAATTGTTTTTGGAGGTTTAAGCAAGGTCTTTTCTGCAGGTGGATATCGGTTAGGTTACATGATGTTACCCAATGAGCTGCAAGCGCTTCAAAATGTCTATAAATCGCTTTTTAGTGAAACATTTAGCTGTGTTTCTTCCCCTATTCAATTTGCTGCCATAAAAGCTTTTGAATACCCTACTGATTTGAAAAAATATGTGGAAACTAGTGCAGCTATTTTAAAAAAAATTTCAGAATTTATTTTTAAAGAACTTTCGGAAGTAAAGATTGAATGCACCAAATCTGAAGGAGCTTTTTATATGTTAATTGGATTTAACTTGCACAAAGCTGCTATTTTAAAATTAGGAATTTCTAGTAGTTTTGATTTGGCAAATTATGTTTTAGAGAATTATAATTTTGCAATGCTGCCTGGTATTGATTTCGGTTTTAAAAAAGAGGATTTCTTTTTTAGAATTGCATTTGTAGATTTTGATGGAGAAAATATGATGAAAACGTATCAAAAAAATCAAAATATTGATACTAATTTCATAAAAGAAAATTCACCAAATATTTTTAATGGCGTAGAAAAAATAAAGAAATTTGTTATTGATTTACAATGTTAA
- a CDS encoding UDP-2,3-diacylglucosamine diphosphatase: MITITTSENKKVYFASDQHLGAPTQEASFPREKKFVAWLDTVKQDAEAIFLLGDLFDFWFEYKTVVPKGFVRVLGKLAEIRDSGIPIYFFVGNHDLWMDDYFEKELNIPVYHAPQEFIINNKTFLIGHGDGLGPGDKGYKRMKKVFTFPLFKWMFRWLHPDLGVKLGQYMSVKNKLISGDEDAKFLGEENEWLVQYCKRKLSQTHYDYFIFGHRHLPLDIQLQENSTYINLGDWIQYFTFGEFKNSKLSLKKFEN, translated from the coding sequence ATGATTACAATTACAACTTCAGAAAATAAAAAAGTCTATTTTGCTTCAGACCAACATTTAGGAGCTCCAACACAAGAAGCTAGTTTTCCTAGAGAGAAAAAGTTTGTGGCTTGGTTAGATACAGTTAAACAAGATGCAGAAGCTATTTTCTTGTTAGGAGATTTATTTGACTTTTGGTTCGAGTATAAGACAGTTGTTCCAAAAGGATTTGTACGTGTTTTAGGTAAACTTGCAGAAATTAGAGATAGTGGAATTCCTATTTATTTCTTTGTTGGAAATCATGACTTATGGATGGATGATTATTTTGAAAAAGAATTGAATATTCCTGTATATCACGCTCCACAAGAATTTATCATCAATAATAAAACTTTTTTAATTGGTCATGGAGACGGTTTAGGGCCGGGTGATAAAGGATATAAACGAATGAAAAAAGTCTTTACTTTTCCTTTATTTAAATGGATGTTTCGCTGGTTACACCCAGATTTAGGTGTAAAGTTAGGGCAATATATGTCTGTAAAAAACAAATTGATTTCTGGTGATGAAGATGCAAAATTTTTAGGCGAAGAAAATGAATGGTTAGTTCAATATTGTAAGCGTAAATTATCTCAAACACATTACGATTATTTTATTTTTGGTCATAGGCATTTACCTCTAGATATTCAATTACAAGAAAATAGTACCTATATTAATCTTGGCGATTGGATACAATACTTCACATTTGGTGAATTTAAAAACAGTAAATTATCTTTAAAAAAGTTTGAAAATTAA